The Calditerrivibrio sp. genome includes the window GCGTGGAAGGTTGCAAAGCATGTCAAGTCAAATGCCATAGTTTATGCAAATGAGAGACAGACTGTGGGTATAGGTGCAGGTCAGATGAGTAGAGTTGATTCAAGTAAGATTGCAGCTCTAAAGGCAAGGAAATCTATAGAGGGCTTAGCTATGGCTTCAGATGCCTTCTTTCCATTTAGAGATAGTATAGATGAAGCTGCCGAAAGGGGTATAAAGGCTATCATTCAGCCAGGTGGATCCATTAGAGATGAGGAAGTGATAAAGGCTTGTGATGAACATGGTATTGCTATGGTTTTTACAGGCATAAGGCATTTTAAACATTAGGAGAAAAAGTTATGAAAGTTTTGGTTGTTGGTTCTGGTGGTAGGGAGCATGCAATAGCTTGGAAATTAGCTGAAAGTCCGAAAGTAACAAAGGTTTTTTGCGCACCTGGCAATGGTGGTACTGCTAATGAAAATAAATGTGAAAATGTAGATATCAAAGTTACTGATTTTGAAAAGTTAGCCGCTTTTGTAATGGATAATGATATATATTTTACTGTAGTTGGGCCTGAGGAACCATTGGCAAAAGGGTTATCAGATTTTTTTGAAGATAAAGGTCTAAAAGTATTTGGGCCAAAAAAGGATGGTGCTTTGCTTGAGGCTAGTAAAGCTTTTGCAAAGGAAGTGATGGTTTCTGCGGGTATTCCAACAGCTTTTTATAAGGAATGTAATAATTATGGTAGCGCTGTGGAGTATTTGAAAGAAAAAGGTGTACCAATAGTAATAAAAGCTGATGGTCTTGCAGCAGGTAAGGGTGTAACTGTGGCTTTTGATATGAAGGACGCTGAAAATGCTCTAAAAGAGATCTTTTTGGATAAAATTTTTGGTGAGGCAGGTAATAAAGTTGTCATAGAGGAGTATCTAAAAGGTGAAGAAGCTTCTTTTATAGCTATTACCGATGGTGAGACGATTTTGCCTTTTGCTTCAAGTCAAGATCATAAAACAGTGTATGATGATGATAAAGGACCAAATACCGGTGGTATGGGAGCATATTCCCCTGCTCCTATAGTGGATGCTGACGTGCATAGAAAGGTGATGAATGAGGTTATGTATCCCCTTTTAGAGGAGATAAAAAAAAGGGGGATTTTGTATAAAGGGTTTATTTATGCAGGTTTGATGATTGATAACGGTAAGCCTAAGGTGTTGGAGTTTAACTGTAGATTGGGTGATCCTGAGACTCAGCCGTTGTTATATAGGATGAAGAGTGACTTTTTTGAGTTGATAGATGTAGCTATAGCAGGAGATTTGAAAGGGTATGATTTGCAATGGTATGATGAATTTTCAGTTGGTGTTGTAATGGTTTCTGGAGGATACCCGAAGGAATATAAAAAAGGGTATGAGATAAAAGGTCTTGAGGATGTTGTAAATGATGTAAAAGTATTCCACGCTGGAACAAAGTTTTGTGATGGGAAGTATTTTACTGATGGTGGGAGGGTATTGTGCATCACTGCTAAGTCTGATTCTCTTAAAGGTGCCATCGAAAAGGTATATAAAGAGGTAGATAAGATAAGTTTCAAGGACTGTCATTATCGAAAGGATATTGGTATGAAAGGATTGAAGAGGATTCAGTGACTGATATAAAAAAAATTGCTGTTTTGCTAAGGGTGTATAGTAGAATTGATGATCTTTTAGCAAATTTGACTATAATACGAAAAAGATGGTCAATTGGTGATAGGGCATACGTTCTGGTATCATCAAATGGTTCAAGGGATGGTTTTCATTTGCCAGAGGAAGTTTATAGACTTTCTGATG containing:
- the purD gene encoding phosphoribosylamine--glycine ligase, translated to MKVLVVGSGGREHAIAWKLAESPKVTKVFCAPGNGGTANENKCENVDIKVTDFEKLAAFVMDNDIYFTVVGPEEPLAKGLSDFFEDKGLKVFGPKKDGALLEASKAFAKEVMVSAGIPTAFYKECNNYGSAVEYLKEKGVPIVIKADGLAAGKGVTVAFDMKDAENALKEIFLDKIFGEAGNKVVIEEYLKGEEASFIAITDGETILPFASSQDHKTVYDDDKGPNTGGMGAYSPAPIVDADVHRKVMNEVMYPLLEEIKKRGILYKGFIYAGLMIDNGKPKVLEFNCRLGDPETQPLLYRMKSDFFELIDVAIAGDLKGYDLQWYDEFSVGVVMVSGGYPKEYKKGYEIKGLEDVVNDVKVFHAGTKFCDGKYFTDGGRVLCITAKSDSLKGAIEKVYKEVDKISFKDCHYRKDIGMKGLKRIQ